ACATCAGGACTTTTATCATCTATTTGTATAGTTTTATCAAGGAATTTTAGTGCTGTTTCAAAGTCATTTAGCATTTCATATATTAATCCTCGCCAGTAGAGTATAGTTGGATTATGATTATTTATTTTAAGAGCTTGATTGTTAAATTTTAATGCCTTTTCAGGTTCTCCTTTATTAAGATATGCTATTGCAATGTTATTATATAAATATTCATTATCAGGATTTAGTTTTATTGCCTTTTTATAATGTTTTATTGCATCTCCAAATTGTCCAAGACGTGAAAGATTATCACCAATACGGTTTAATAGATTTACATCATCAGGATCATATTCAAGTGCTGTTTTATAACATATTGAGGATTGCTGGTAGTTTCCCATATCAAATAGTACATCTGCCTTTTTTATGATAATATTTTTCTGATTTATTGCAGAACCTTCCCACTGGCTTACATGTAGTTTATGAAAGTCAAAAACCTGGAATTTATCATCATCACTAGTATTATTTGGATATGTTTTTCTAAGATCAGCTTCAAGTTCTCGACTATTTTTATATCCTAGTTTTTCAATAATCTGTGGATCTTCCCTGATTTCTTTAAATGTTTTTATTTCCACATGATTTACTTCTGCTTCAAAGAGTTTTTCACGTTCTTTTGAAAGAATATTCCAGTAGCAGTAGAGTCGATCACCAGGATATAATGGATTTTTCCATAATCGTCTTATAGTAGTGTTTCTTTTTCCACTAATTAGATCAATATCTTTGTTTGATAATAGTAGTGTTGGCATATGTTTCCTCATATAATATTATTAATTTAATTTATTGTTTGATTTCCAAATTGTCCACTTTTCAGATGTAATTCATCAATACATATATTATTATCTAGATTTTCTAGAATTTCACGCATTTCTTCAGGATTTGGTTCATCTGCTGTTAGTAATGATACATCATATGTTGATCTGTTTCTAAATTGTTGTAGTGTATATTGGTTACATTGTATTTGTTGTGTTATTGTTTTTATATCATCTTCTGATAAAAGTTGTGGAACATATGTTGTTCGACATTCAAGAAATACATTATTATCTCGTATTATTTGTATTGACTTTGTTATTTTATCTTTCACATTTGATGGATATTTATCTGATATTTTATAATATTTATCTAGTGGTGCTTTTATATCCATTGCTACATAGTCAATATCATATATTACATCTTT
The nucleotide sequence above comes from Methanosphaera cuniculi. Encoded proteins:
- a CDS encoding anaerobic ribonucleoside-triphosphate reductase activating protein, with the protein product MNIEPVYSSLDYPKKMALVLFTPGCDLRCKYCHNPQLLKHEKLTDLEIENTISEIEDNLDFIDAIVLSGGEPLLQLDVIKKFIKKAKQLDLLIKLDTNGLHPELLKDVIYDIDYVAMDIKAPLDKYYKISDKYPSNVKDKITKSIQIIRDNNVFLECRTTYVPQLLSEDDIKTITQQIQCNQYTLQQFRNRSTYDVSLLTADEPNPEEMREILENLDNNICIDELHLKSGQFGNQTIN
- a CDS encoding tetratricopeptide repeat protein, whose translation is MPTLLLSNKDIDLISGKRNTTIRRLWKNPLYPGDRLYCYWNILSKEREKLFEAEVNHVEIKTFKEIREDPQIIEKLGYKNSRELEADLRKTYPNNTSDDDKFQVFDFHKLHVSQWEGSAINQKNIIIKKADVLFDMGNYQQSSICYKTALEYDPDDVNLLNRIGDNLSRLGQFGDAIKHYKKAIKLNPDNEYLYNNIAIAYLNKGEPEKALKFNNQALKINNHNPTILYWRGLIYEMLNDFETALKFLDKTIQIDDKSPDVWNERATILNMMDRGEEALQSYDKSLELCLDDHDDSNIWASKANTLLGLYRYEEAIECYDKALEVDAENPIILNNKGVAYMELDEFEKAKECFSKVLILYPNNPDAQVLREVCLDNL